From Erinaceus europaeus chromosome 9, mEriEur2.1, whole genome shotgun sequence, one genomic window encodes:
- the LOC103120215 gene encoding olfactory receptor 6K6 has product MVLLVASSNRTMVTEFLFTVFPSLHEGGLLFFVPLLLVYIFILSGNLIIFIAVQQDKALHTPMYFFISVLSFLEVWYTTSTIPKMLSSLLSEQKTISLTGCLLQMYFFHSLGISEGCVLTAMAVDRYLAICSPLRYPTMMTPRLCAQLTVGSCLCSFLLVLPEIAWMATLPFCGSNQVQQIFCDFTPVLRLACTDTSLVVIVDAVHAAEILGSFLVIALSYVRIITIILGMPSAEGRHKAFSTCAAHLAVFLLFFGSVAVMYLRFSATYSVFWDTVIAVTFVILAPFLNPIIYSLRNKDMKNAIAKLLCTQKADGLGWRC; this is encoded by the coding sequence ATGGTACTGTTGGTGGCCAGCAGCAATAGGACCATGGTGACCGAGTTCCTCTTCACTGTGTTCCCAAGCCTGCATGAAGGCGGCCTCCTTTTTTTTGTGCCCTTGCTTCTTGTTTATATTTTCATCCTCTCTGGGAACCTGATAATATTCATTGCAGTCCAGCAGGACAAGGCTCTACACACACCTATGTACTTCTTCATCAGCGTCCTCTCCTTCCTGGAGGTCTGGTACACCACCAGCACCATCCCCAAGATGCTCTCCAGCCTGCTGAGTGAGCAGAAGACCATCTCCTTGACCGGCTGCCTGCTACAGATGTACTTCTTTCACTCGCTGGGCATCTCTGAGGGCTGTGTGCTGACTGCCATGGCTGTGGACCGCTACCTGGCCATCTGCAGCCCGCTCCGCTACCCCACCATGATGACACCCCGGCTGTGTGCCCAGCTCACGGTAGGTTCCTGCCTCTGTAGCTTCCTCCTGGTGCTCCCTGAAATTGCTTGGATGGCCACACTGCCCTTCTGTGGCTCCAACCAGGTGCAGCAGATCTTCTGCGACTTCACACCTGTACTGCGCCTGGCCTGCACAGACACGTCCCTGGTGGTAATTGTTGATGCCGTGCATGCAGCCGAGATCCTGGGCTCCTTCCTGGTCATTGCCCTGTCCTATGTGcgcatcatcaccatcatcctgGGCATGCCCTCTGCTGAGGGTCGGCACAAAGCCTTCTCCACGTGTGCAGCCCACTTGGCCGTCTTCTTGCTATTTTTTGGCAGCGTGGCTGTCATGTACCTGCGCTTCTCAGCCACCTACTCGGTGTTCTGGGACACAGTCATTGCTGTCACCTTTGTCATCCTAGCCCCCTTCCTCAACCCCATCATCTATAGCCTGAGGAACAAGGACATGAAGAATGCCATCGCCAAGCTCCTCTGCACTCAGAAGGCCGATGGACTTGGGTGGCGGTGCTAA